A window from Rana temporaria chromosome 8, aRanTem1.1, whole genome shotgun sequence encodes these proteins:
- the CISD1 gene encoding CDGSH iron-sulfur domain-containing protein 1 gives MSSSHGVRDWVGAAAVAVGAAAVGYLAYRSFCCKDKCCKAVVNQSIQKDNPKVVHAFDMEDLGDKAVYCRCWRSKKFPYCDGAHTKHNEETGDNVGPLIIKKKES, from the exons ATTGGGTGGGGGCTGCTGCAGTGGCTGTTGGTGCAGCTGCCGTAGGCTATCTAGCGTATAGATCCTTCTGCTGTAAAGACAAGTGCTGCAAAGCTGTGGTAAACCAGTCAATACAGAAGGACAATCCGAAGGTGGTTCATGCTTTCGACATGGAAGATCTGGGAGACAAGGCAGTTTATTGCCGCTGCTGGAGATCAAAGAAG tttCCATACTGCGATGGTGCCCACACGAAACACAATGAGGAGACCGGTGACAACGTGGGCCCTTTAATCATTAAGAAGAAGGAATCCTAA